One region of Lathamus discolor isolate bLatDis1 chromosome 2, bLatDis1.hap1, whole genome shotgun sequence genomic DNA includes:
- the ZNF830 gene encoding zinc finger protein 830 isoform X1: MAAAGVGAGRKQVRQEELRRLMREKQRQNAGKKRIESPFAKYNSLGHLSCTLCNAPVKSELLWQTHVLGKQHRERVAELKGTKQTAAGSAASTSSHPVKRKSVDTEDTELKRVKGTDEKPYTSTSGLPADFFDETERDSARKQLSKTPGPSLLSGNYDDDDDGDEDEEKVQSNTSSVMHKTEIPPPTQEVIANALPADFFDSKTTAAPILSHSGSIQKAEIQEKVVERKENTAEALPEGFFDDPEVDAKVRKVDAPKDQMDKEWDEFQKAMRQVNTISEAIVAEEDEEGRLDRQIGEIDEQIECYRRVELLRNRQDLMKEKLKEAMRLKATQEKEDEAIGSEDEEELQDLLSQDWRVKGALL, translated from the exons ATGGCGGCGGCAGGGGTGGGCGCGGGGCGGAAGCAGGTGCGGCAGGAGGAGCTGCGGCGCCTCATGCGCGAGAAGCAGCGGCAGAACGCGGGCAAGAAGCGGATCGAGTCGCCCTTCGCCAA GTACAACAGCCTGGGGCACCTGAGCTGCACGCTGTGCAACGCGCCCGTGAAGAGCGAGCTGCTGTGGCAGACACACGTCCTGGGCAAGCAGCACCGTGAG AGAGTTGCAGAATTAAAAGGCACaaagcagacagcagctggTTCAGCTGCTAGCACATCATCTCATCCTGTCAAGAGAAAAAGTGTTGACACAGAAGATACAGAGTTAAAGAGAGTAAAAg GTACAGACGAAAAGCCATATACGTCTACATCTGG GCTACCAGCAGACTTTTTTGATGAAACAGAGCGAGACAGTgcaagaaaacagctttcaaagACTCCGGGTCCTAGTTTATTGTCAGGAAATtatgatgacgatgatgatggtgatgaagatgaggaaaaagttCAGTCAAACACATCTTCTGTTATGCATAAAACAGAAATTCCACCTCCAACTCAAGAAGTAATAGCTAATGCTCTGCCTGCAG ACTTCTTTGACAGCAAAACTACCGCTGCTCCTATACTTTCCCATTCAGGATCCATACAGAAAGCAGAGATACAGGAGAAGGTAGTGGAAAG gaaagaaaacactgctgaAGCTTTGCCAGAAGGTTTCTTTGATGATCCGGAAGTGGATGCAAAA GTGCGAAAAGTTGATGCTCCAAAGGATCAGATGGACAAAGAATGGGATGAATTTCAAAAGGCAATGCGACAGGTCAACACA ATTTCAGAAGCAATAGTGGCagaagaggatgaggagggaCGACTAGATCGTCAGATTGGAGAAATTGACGAGCAGAT TGAATGTTATCGCCGTGTTGAGCTTTTGCGTAACCGCCAGGATCTGatgaaggagaaattaaagGAAGCCATGAGATTAAAAGCAACGCAAGAGAAAGAGGATGAGGCTATTGGTAGTGAAGATGAAGAAGAGTTGCAGGATTTGCTCTCTCAAGACTGGCGGGTGAAAGGGGCTTTGTTGTAG
- the ZNF830 gene encoding zinc finger protein 830 isoform X2: MAAAGVGAGRKQVRQEELRRLMREKQRQNAGKKRIESPFAKYNSLGHLSCTLCNAPVKSELLWQTHVLGKQHRERVAELKGTKQTAAGSAASTSSHPVKRKSVDTEDTELKRVKGTDEKPYTSTSGLPADFFDETERDSARKQLSKTPGPSLLSGNYDDDDDGDEDEEKVQSNTSSVMHKTEIPPPTQEVIANALPADFFDSKTTAAPILSHSGSIQKAEIQEKVVERKENTAEALPEGFFDDPEVDAKVRKVDAPKDQMDKEWDEFQKAMRQVNTMQNTHILTLKNREQNTTRLSF; the protein is encoded by the exons ATGGCGGCGGCAGGGGTGGGCGCGGGGCGGAAGCAGGTGCGGCAGGAGGAGCTGCGGCGCCTCATGCGCGAGAAGCAGCGGCAGAACGCGGGCAAGAAGCGGATCGAGTCGCCCTTCGCCAA GTACAACAGCCTGGGGCACCTGAGCTGCACGCTGTGCAACGCGCCCGTGAAGAGCGAGCTGCTGTGGCAGACACACGTCCTGGGCAAGCAGCACCGTGAG AGAGTTGCAGAATTAAAAGGCACaaagcagacagcagctggTTCAGCTGCTAGCACATCATCTCATCCTGTCAAGAGAAAAAGTGTTGACACAGAAGATACAGAGTTAAAGAGAGTAAAAg GTACAGACGAAAAGCCATATACGTCTACATCTGG GCTACCAGCAGACTTTTTTGATGAAACAGAGCGAGACAGTgcaagaaaacagctttcaaagACTCCGGGTCCTAGTTTATTGTCAGGAAATtatgatgacgatgatgatggtgatgaagatgaggaaaaagttCAGTCAAACACATCTTCTGTTATGCATAAAACAGAAATTCCACCTCCAACTCAAGAAGTAATAGCTAATGCTCTGCCTGCAG ACTTCTTTGACAGCAAAACTACCGCTGCTCCTATACTTTCCCATTCAGGATCCATACAGAAAGCAGAGATACAGGAGAAGGTAGTGGAAAG gaaagaaaacactgctgaAGCTTTGCCAGAAGGTTTCTTTGATGATCCGGAAGTGGATGCAAAA GTGCGAAAAGTTGATGCTCCAAAGGATCAGATGGACAAAGAATGGGATGAATTTCAAAAGGCAATGCGACAGGTCAACACA ATGCAAAATACTCATATTTTAACCTtgaaaaacagagaacaaaacacCACCCGTTTGTCTTTTTGA